The following is a genomic window from Actinomadura sp. WMMB 499.
GAGTCCGGGTGGGGACTCGAGAAAATAGCAACTCCTACGTATCATTAACGCCTGGGAGGCGCGGATGCAAGAGACGCTCACGAGGAGGACGGCATGACGGGGACCGGACCGCCGGCCCGGCGGGGCGCCGGGCGGCCCACCCGCGAGCAGGCCGAGGCCCGCCACGCGGAACTGCTCGACACCGCGCTGGACCTGTTCCTGGAAGGCGGCTACGAGGCCACGACGATCGAGCTGATCGCGTCCCGCGTCGGCATGACGAAGCGGACCATCTACGCCCGCTACCCCGAGAAGTCCGCGCTGTTCCTCGCCGCCGTGCTGCGCGCCATCGAACGGCAGGCCGTGCCGCGCGAGGTGCTCGAGGACCTCGACGACGGCGACCTCGCCGGGACGCTGAAGGCCGTCGCCAGGCTGCGGATCGAGCAGGTGACGACACCGGACGGGCTGCGCCTGCAACGCATCGTCAACACCGAGAGCTACCGCTTCCCGGAGATCTTCGTCGCCGCCTACGAGCTGAACACCGCACTGGTGGTCGGCTTCGTCGCCGACCTCCTCGACCGTGCCGCCGCCGCGGGACGGATCGCCCCGACCAACTCCGAT
Proteins encoded in this region:
- a CDS encoding TetR/AcrR family transcriptional regulator, yielding MTGTGPPARRGAGRPTREQAEARHAELLDTALDLFLEGGYEATTIELIASRVGMTKRTIYARYPEKSALFLAAVLRAIERQAVPREVLEDLDDGDLAGTLKAVARLRIEQVTTPDGLRLQRIVNTESYRFPEIFVAAYELNTALVVGFVADLLDRAAAAGRIAPTNSDQAARAFMSMVVGSQVRAIAGGRPPAPEKIDERVEFTVHLLLDGLRPR